The sequence TCTAAATTAGGGAAGTGATGTTCTGGCTGATCTTCATCATCAGATGAAATAACCTGCAACGGCATGGTGTCTTTTTCTTCTGGCCAGTCACTCGAACAGTTTAAATCAACAGGAAAAATGAACCTTTCCGACTTCCTTGTCTCACCAGTAACCATATTTTCCTCAGCATCATGTCCACGATCTTTCATAGGAAAACTTCCACCCAAATATATCTTTCCTGTGGAGCTACTACTTCCATCATTGCAGCCATAACTAGTTTTCAATTTCTTGCATTCATTCTTCTCATCAACTAAAGTGTGATCTGACTTATCATCCAGCGGAATTGAATGACTTGTACTACTAGGGATTCCAGCAGAACCTTGACAGAGAACGTCCGAGGCAGCCGGACATGGGCGTTTCCTGCTGGATGGCAACACGGAGCTGTTTCCATCTTCCTGCTTCAACAGATTACCCGTGAAAGCAGCTATTGTGTCTACTAACATAACATCCTCATCTTTGATATTTCCAATGGGTATCACTTCATCAACGTTACTTATGTCCTTAATTTTCTTTTCAACTGCACTGTGAATAGGGTTTGAATCCTGGGCAGGAGAAGTAGAAGTAACCGGGTATGGGCCGGATGATATCTCTTTCCAGTCTGATGAAGTTGATGGAATATTTGCCTCAGAGCAATCGAACTTATTCAAGTCTACCAGCATTCTATTATTACCAAATTGAAGGACACTGTTCTGGCCAGCTAGAACAGAGCATGAATCAAGCTCCTTTTCACTAATCTCTACATTATCTCTATCATCATCCTGTACAACATACAAATGAATAAGTACACAATCAAGGAGGTACAGGCTAAGGAACAACATCATCCTGATCAATCTTTACCAGTAGTTCTTTTCTCATGCAAAAATCATGCTTGATTGTCCAATATATACATGTCCAAAAATTAGGAAGTGAAAAGCTTAACAATGACAGTATTAGTATAACTAATAATTGTGTGGTTAGGAGGGTTCTTTTGGCATATGCCAACTTGTATTTTCAACTAGCGCCTATTCTATATAAAAATACAGTTCAAAACAGATTGCTGTCCTACCCTATAGCGCAGGTCCAAGTGGAAAAGTCAATGCAACTCAAATGCAGATAAATGAAAACAAGAATGCACTTTACAAAGCTAAAACAGTTAAAAATTTAGACCACAGACCAGGTTGAACTTAAAGAGTAGAAATAGCAACTAACAAGCAGGCTATAAAATAATATTTGCACATTGAACTACATGCTGCACAAacacaataaaaatattaccattaACATGTTGCGTCCTTTCCTTTCCACGGGTGCCTGCACGTGACTCTTTGAAACCTCATTCCCGAGATATGGCCCTTCTTTGTGGCAACTCTTATCTAACTTTCTGGATGACGGGGGATATGTGATTGCTTCTTGTGAGCTCAACAAAGAGCTGGATGCAGATAACCCTTTTACATTACCTGAAAGACCTTCCCTCTGTGAATCAACCACAGCAGGGTAAGGTAACCCTCCAGCCAAGTGTATCTCATACGAGTTTCCACAAGTCTCCTTTTGAGAACGAACACTCTCATCTACCCTTCTTCCCTTAAATACACCCCACATATAAAATAATGTGTTCCAACCTGTTCATAAGACAACCTAAGTTCATCGGTACAAGAATACGGCCATACCTCATAAACTTTGAAAATGGTAATATGATGAAAGAAATAGGGAGTAATAAAGCTAGGTGCTTAGAAAATTGCTGCAACTTGTTTACTAGTACTCACGTTGAGATCTCTCGTGCAGCTGGTTCGACGGGAAAATCAGAAGTTCAATTCCATTAAAGTTCCCTTTCAGAGCTAAGTCCTCCTTAATCATGTTTTCCAATAACCTTTTATAGTTCCTTTCATAGCTGTTTCATGATACACGTAAGGCAAAACCAATATATTAAGTGTCACCCAAATGTATTTAAATACTCGACTATGTAATGTGATAAAAGACAAACCTTTCGATATCCTTCGCAAAGAAATAGACACCTATGTTTTCTTCCGTAGCCTGATGCTGAATCTGTGCTGGCCATGCGGTCGACCGGGGTACTTCCTCCAATAACACTTTGTAAGGGAACTTGCTTACCACCTCAGGAACTTTGGGCGATGAACCCATGGATAAATGTGCTTGAATCCCATCAAATAACTCAACAACTCTCTCACTTTTTTGCACCTCAAATCCACCTCTACCAGTAAACAGGAAATCAACACATTAGGATTTCACACAGATGCAAAACCAAAGCTGATATGCAAGTGTGAGATGTCGCACTCATGCACAGAAAGACAAGAGATAGAAGGAATCGTACTGCCATATATAATCGTACTGCGGAATTGACAAAATGCCTGACAGGGAAACTACGGAGGATGGTACACCCTTGAAATTCTCCTGCCCATCATGAACTATATTGTTGGAAGTCAATCCCTTCAAGCAACTTGATGAGATTGAGGTCTGATCACTAGACACAACTTCCCGGCTAACATTATCACAGGACATTGTCAAATCTTCCGACTGATCAGGAGTTCCACTCTTTTTGTGTTCTCCAGATCTTTTTGACAATAGAACTTCATCTGCAGCTTTCAACTTAGTTCTTTTGTTCACTGCATCACTTAAAAATCTTGCACCAGGACCTTCAACAATAGAAACACGGTAATTAAGTGAGCAAAATTGAGCATTATGACCTGTTTCTTTACATTTGTGATAACGAGTACTACCATCTCCAGCTGGTTCATCCTTAAGACTAACTTTACTTGGTTTTCGATCTAAAAGGTTCATAGTGCTCTTTGGTGATGCAGTAATGCCACGGGGTAACACTGAAGACTGTCTCTTAAGATCACCGCTGCCACCTGCATGCCAAGAACGAATACATCATGGTGCGAGAAATACACACAAGTAGCAAGACTGCACCACAACGAATTTTATactaaaaactggtaaattttaggagaagagaagagagggggggggggggggggggggggggggagattCTACCTAGAGATTTTCTACTGTCTCTAATAATCAAAAGTGGAGGCGACTTTGATGATTTGGGTACTGCCGGATTACCCTTGATACTACGTCCGTTGGTGGCTGAGAATGATCCTGAAGCACTCTCACCCTGATGAGCACTTTTATCAGCCTTTGGAGTAGCACCTCCACCAGATCCAGGTTTCGGTGAAGGAACCGCAGACCGATCTGGTCTGGAGGAATTTTTCCTCTCAAAGGGGCTACAGTCCTTTATTACTTTCGACCCTCTTAGGTCGTCCTTACTAGCGAGACGAGGAGGATCCTCTCTCTCTTTTACGGTAGAGTATGACCGATGGTCGAATGACGAGGATCTGCTAGTTTTTTTTGTCTCACTCAATTTGAACTTAAGAGTGGAATCTTCTTGTGCAGATTTTCCCTTTGGTTCAGTGAAAGAATTTGACTTTTGAAGGGTACTTGTACCTGTAGGAAACAACAGGATTTAGAGCTGAAGGAAGAATTCAAGCCTCCTTCTTGTATATAGCAGAACACTAGCTTTAAGCTAGGCGGTGTACAATATTAGCGTATCTATAAACCAGTAACCAAAACACTTACCAGAAAAATGTTGCCGAGAATGGTTTTGTGATGGGTTGGTACTTGAAGTGGGAGACTCTATTCGTTGCACCATCTTTGACGATGTGCTCTTAAAGGAACCCACCTTTGAAACCGCAGCTTCTTTGTTTGAACTTGATGGCTTTGACAATCCAGAACTGGATTCAAAAGCTTGTCGTTTTACAGCAGAAACCCCTTCAACATTATCTAAATGCCTTTTTGACGAGATGTTTACATTTGAACCTATCTTGGGAGATAATTTGGACTCTGCGTCTAATGCTTTTACATCCGACTTATTTAAGACTTTAACATTCGGCGTACTTTCTTTCTCATCTATGCATGACTGTTTTGTAGGTTCAACTGCTGCTTCTGGCTTATCTCGCTTTTGCTTTTCAGCATCCTCCTTAAATTTGCATTCTTCACAAAGCCAATCACCTTCTGGAACTTTATCCACCATTTCTCGCATGCAATAActtatagaaaaaaaaaaccatttaaCCCTTGGAGGGCGTAACTTAAAAATAAGTGACATATAATACAACAGCAACAGACTTACGTATGCTCTGCCCCATCACCACAACGACTGCATACAGCAAGCAGGTCTTCTCGACCAGCATCCCCACAGATATCACAAACCTTAACCTGTTGCAGGTGAGATATATGTAAAATTTACTAGGGCTCTGTTGAATTCTTAAGCAAATAAAACATCTTACAAATCTTTCTCATGAAATTAATAATATAAGCAGAGAAAGAAATACTCACATCCTCCTCAACTTCAGAGCCATCACTCTCATCAACAGGCTGAGACTGCACCTGCAAAGAACTGTCCCGC comes from Papaver somniferum cultivar HN1 chromosome 7, ASM357369v1, whole genome shotgun sequence and encodes:
- the LOC113297375 gene encoding uncharacterized protein LOC113297375 isoform X2, whose translation is MTKRKERILSELYDVTEKIMEPEITPVLKGSCRIQGPVEETDQDVQKNTRSRRGERRFGGVSLSEKFCMREESGTCNVCAAPCSSCMHFDRVASRMDVKSEDECSDGTSRGKEASRCSFSVTGVLPISKNITLQKRQCAAASETSNVFSACSSHDSFSENAESKATEDIEMLPVVSSGGTLECHGDNISCVSGVNDAGPPVADHPSSNMKWKNVSSSSASVSSLHPKISEKDNLVQLVTGSVNGIKCEVEENRGKFRKPSVYTKEIIRPTSAKQEVHLEEIRSPSSRSRSGKLAPCNADNKDLKESSSSQRQADPFELLMPNASTANSASTNKQTSENRDENLAKLEHNKTRCMENGSSGQEAGIDVEIGGSPSESVKCLDLNEIVEKPVVLPESSGVRDSSLQVQSQPVDESDGSEVEEDVKVCDICGDAGREDLLAVCSRCGDGAEHTYCMREMVDKVPEGDWLCEECKFKEDAEKQKRDKPEAAVEPTKQSCIDEKESTPNVKVLNKSDVKALDAESKLSPKIGSNVNISSKRHLDNVEGVSAVKRQAFESSSGLSKPSSSNKEAAVSKVGSFKSTSSKMVQRIESPTSSTNPSQNHSRQHFSGTSTLQKSNSFTEPKGKSAQEDSTLKFKLSETKKTSRSSSFDHRSYSTVKEREDPPRLASKDDLRGSKVIKDCSPFERKNSSRPDRSAVPSPKPGSGGGATPKADKSAHQGESASGSFSATNGRSIKGGSGDLKRQSSVLPRGITASPKSTMNLLDRKPSKVSLKDEPAGDGPGARFLSDAVNKRTKLKAADEVLLSKRSGEHKKSGTPDQSEDLTMSCDNVSREVVSSDQTSISSSCLKGLTSNNIVHDGQENFKGVPSSVVSLSGILSIPQYDYIWQGGFEVQKSERVVELFDGIQAHLSMGSSPKVPEVVSKFPYKVLLEEVPRSTAWPAQIQHQATEENIGVYFFAKDIESYERNYKRLLENMIKEDLALKGNFNGIELLIFPSNQLHERSQRWNTLFYMWGVFKGRRVDESVRSQKETCGNSYEIHLAGGLPYPAVVDSQREGLSGNVKGLSASSSLLSSQEAITYPPSSRKLDKSCHKEGPYLGNEVSKSHVQAPVERKGRNMLMDDDRDNVEISEKELDSCSVLAGQNSVLQFGNNRMLVDLNKFDCSEANIPSTSSDWKEISSGPYPVTSTSPAQDSNPIHSAVEKKIKDISNVDEVIPIGNIKDEDVMLVDTIAAFTGNLLKQEDGNSSVLPSSRKRPCPAASDVLCQGSAGIPSSTSHSIPLDDKSDHTLVDEKNECKKLKTSYGCNDGSSSSTGKIYLGGSFPMKDRGHDAEENMVTGETRKSERFIFPVDLNCSSDWPEEKDTMPLQVISSDDEDQPEHHFPNLELGLGGKMKPTLKQGGLPFFARLDGKKDPSKHPDDAVKKSGSLDVALGSLSLSLAFPLSSVKKEQTTANSSLNHLSIPGQLLPERRSPPNIDTSVLDLAL
- the LOC113297375 gene encoding uncharacterized protein LOC113297375 isoform X1; this encodes MTKRKERILSELYDVTEKIMEPEITPVLKGSCRIQGPVEETDQDVQKNTRSRRGERRFGGVSLSEKFCMREESGTCNVCAAPCSSCMHFDRVASRMDVKSEDECSDGTSRGKEASRCSFSVTGVLPISKNITLQKRQCAAASETSNVFSACSSHDSFSENAESKATEDIEMLPVVSSGGTLECHGDNISCVSGVNDAGPPVADHPSSNMKWKNVSSSSASVSSLHPKISEKDNLVQLVTGSVNGIKCEVEENRGKFRKPSVYTKEIIRPTSAKQEVHLEEIRSPSSRSRSGKLAPCNADNKDLKESSSSQRQADPFELLMPNASTANSASTNKQTSENRDENLAKLEHNKTRCMENGSSGQEAGIDVEIGGSPSESVKCLDLNEIVEKPVVLPESSGVRDSSLQVQSQPVDESDGSEVEEDVKVCDICGDAGREDLLAVCSRCGDGAEHTYCMREMVDKVPEGDWLCEECKFKEDAEKQKRDKPEAAVEPTKQSCIDEKESTPNVKVLNKSDVKALDAESKLSPKIGSNVNISSKRHLDNVEGVSAVKRQAFESSSGLSKPSSSNKEAAVSKVGSFKSTSSKMVQRIESPTSSTNPSQNHSRQHFSGTSTLQKSNSFTEPKGKSAQEDSTLKFKLSETKKTSRSSSFDHRSYSTVKEREDPPRLASKDDLRGSKVIKDCSPFERKNSSRPDRSAVPSPKPGSGGGATPKADKSAHQGESASGSFSATNGRSIKGNPAVPKSSKSPPLLIIRDSRKSLGGSGDLKRQSSVLPRGITASPKSTMNLLDRKPSKVSLKDEPAGDGPGARFLSDAVNKRTKLKAADEVLLSKRSGEHKKSGTPDQSEDLTMSCDNVSREVVSSDQTSISSSCLKGLTSNNIVHDGQENFKGVPSSVVSLSGILSIPQYDYIWQGGFEVQKSERVVELFDGIQAHLSMGSSPKVPEVVSKFPYKVLLEEVPRSTAWPAQIQHQATEENIGVYFFAKDIESYERNYKRLLENMIKEDLALKGNFNGIELLIFPSNQLHERSQRWNTLFYMWGVFKGRRVDESVRSQKETCGNSYEIHLAGGLPYPAVVDSQREGLSGNVKGLSASSSLLSSQEAITYPPSSRKLDKSCHKEGPYLGNEVSKSHVQAPVERKGRNMLMDDDRDNVEISEKELDSCSVLAGQNSVLQFGNNRMLVDLNKFDCSEANIPSTSSDWKEISSGPYPVTSTSPAQDSNPIHSAVEKKIKDISNVDEVIPIGNIKDEDVMLVDTIAAFTGNLLKQEDGNSSVLPSSRKRPCPAASDVLCQGSAGIPSSTSHSIPLDDKSDHTLVDEKNECKKLKTSYGCNDGSSSSTGKIYLGGSFPMKDRGHDAEENMVTGETRKSERFIFPVDLNCSSDWPEEKDTMPLQVISSDDEDQPEHHFPNLELGLGGKMKPTLKQGGLPFFARLDGKKDPSKHPDDAVKKSGSLDVALGSLSLSLAFPLSSVKKEQTTANSSLNHLSIPGQLLPERRSPPNIDTSVLDLAL
- the LOC113297375 gene encoding uncharacterized protein LOC113297375 isoform X3, whose amino-acid sequence is MREESGTCNVCAAPCSSCMHFDRVASRMDVKSEDECSDGTSRGKEASRCSFSVTGVLPISKNITLQKRQCAAASETSNVFSACSSHDSFSENAESKATEDIEMLPVVSSGGTLECHGDNISCVSGVNDAGPPVADHPSSNMKWKNVSSSSASVSSLHPKISEKDNLVQLVTGSVNGIKCEVEENRGKFRKPSVYTKEIIRPTSAKQEVHLEEIRSPSSRSRSGKLAPCNADNKDLKESSSSQRQADPFELLMPNASTANSASTNKQTSENRDENLAKLEHNKTRCMENGSSGQEAGIDVEIGGSPSESVKCLDLNEIVEKPVVLPESSGVRDSSLQVQSQPVDESDGSEVEEDVKVCDICGDAGREDLLAVCSRCGDGAEHTYCMREMVDKVPEGDWLCEECKFKEDAEKQKRDKPEAAVEPTKQSCIDEKESTPNVKVLNKSDVKALDAESKLSPKIGSNVNISSKRHLDNVEGVSAVKRQAFESSSGLSKPSSSNKEAAVSKVGSFKSTSSKMVQRIESPTSSTNPSQNHSRQHFSGTSTLQKSNSFTEPKGKSAQEDSTLKFKLSETKKTSRSSSFDHRSYSTVKEREDPPRLASKDDLRGSKVIKDCSPFERKNSSRPDRSAVPSPKPGSGGGATPKADKSAHQGESASGSFSATNGRSIKGNPAVPKSSKSPPLLIIRDSRKSLGGSGDLKRQSSVLPRGITASPKSTMNLLDRKPSKVSLKDEPAGDGPGARFLSDAVNKRTKLKAADEVLLSKRSGEHKKSGTPDQSEDLTMSCDNVSREVVSSDQTSISSSCLKGLTSNNIVHDGQENFKGVPSSVVSLSGILSIPQYDYIWQGGFEVQKSERVVELFDGIQAHLSMGSSPKVPEVVSKFPYKVLLEEVPRSTAWPAQIQHQATEENIGVYFFAKDIESYERNYKRLLENMIKEDLALKGNFNGIELLIFPSNQLHERSQRWNTLFYMWGVFKGRRVDESVRSQKETCGNSYEIHLAGGLPYPAVVDSQREGLSGNVKGLSASSSLLSSQEAITYPPSSRKLDKSCHKEGPYLGNEVSKSHVQAPVERKGRNMLMDDDRDNVEISEKELDSCSVLAGQNSVLQFGNNRMLVDLNKFDCSEANIPSTSSDWKEISSGPYPVTSTSPAQDSNPIHSAVEKKIKDISNVDEVIPIGNIKDEDVMLVDTIAAFTGNLLKQEDGNSSVLPSSRKRPCPAASDVLCQGSAGIPSSTSHSIPLDDKSDHTLVDEKNECKKLKTSYGCNDGSSSSTGKIYLGGSFPMKDRGHDAEENMVTGETRKSERFIFPVDLNCSSDWPEEKDTMPLQVISSDDEDQPEHHFPNLELGLGGKMKPTLKQGGLPFFARLDGKKDPSKHPDDAVKKSGSLDVALGSLSLSLAFPLSSVKKEQTTANSSLNHLSIPGQLLPERRSPPNIDTSVLDLAL